The Nocardiopsis dassonvillei subsp. dassonvillei DSM 43111 genome contains a region encoding:
- a CDS encoding ABC transporter permease: MADTLTRSAGTASSDASSPAAPGTGGPPPALTAALRLAWLCFKRSAVIAAFLLLWEVAPRVGLLDRVFLPPLTEVLAATRDLALSGQLWNHVSASLARALSGFLVAVAAAVPLGVLIAWYRPVSDFLTPILELFRNTAALALLPVFVLVLGIGEASKVSLVVYACAFPVLLNTITGVRTVDPLLVKSAASLGFGPLALFRKVVLPASVPSIFTGVRMAGASSILVLIAAEMVGSQSGLGYLVNAAQLNFLIHDMYAGILAIAVVGVALNGVLVALERRFSRWRTTER, from the coding sequence ATGGCTGACACGCTGACCCGCTCGGCGGGCACCGCCTCCTCCGACGCCTCCTCCCCGGCGGCGCCGGGCACGGGCGGACCTCCCCCCGCGCTCACGGCCGCGCTCCGGCTGGCCTGGCTCTGCTTCAAGCGCTCGGCCGTCATCGCGGCCTTCCTCCTGCTGTGGGAGGTGGCGCCGAGGGTCGGCCTCCTCGACCGGGTGTTCCTGCCCCCGCTGACCGAGGTCCTGGCCGCGACGCGGGACCTGGCCCTGAGCGGACAGCTGTGGAACCACGTGTCCGCCAGCCTCGCCCGCGCCCTGAGCGGCTTCCTCGTCGCCGTGGCCGCCGCCGTGCCGCTGGGCGTCCTCATCGCCTGGTACCGGCCGGTATCGGACTTCCTCACGCCGATCCTGGAGCTGTTCCGCAACACCGCGGCCCTGGCCCTGCTGCCGGTGTTCGTGCTCGTCCTGGGGATCGGCGAGGCCTCCAAGGTCTCCCTGGTGGTCTACGCGTGCGCCTTCCCGGTCCTGCTCAACACCATCACCGGGGTCCGGACCGTCGACCCCCTGCTCGTCAAGTCGGCGGCCTCCCTGGGGTTCGGGCCGCTCGCGCTGTTCCGCAAGGTGGTGCTGCCCGCCTCGGTCCCGTCGATCTTCACCGGCGTGCGCATGGCCGGGGCCTCCTCGATCCTCGTGCTCATCGCCGCGGAGATGGTCGGCTCCCAGTCGGGCCTGGGCTACCTCGTCAACGCCGCCCAGCTCAACTTCCTCATCCACGACATGTACGCGGGAATCCTGGCCATCGCCGTGGTGGGGGTGGCCCTCAACGGCGTCCTCGTCGCGCTCGAACGGCGCTTCTCCCGCTGGCGCACGACCGAGCGGTGA
- a CDS encoding aconitate hydratase, translating into MGRGVARKLIDAHLVEGEMAPGEVIGLSVDQTLTQDATGTLVMQELEALGLDRTRARVSVQYVDHNLLQTDEKNAEDHAFLHSAARRYGLWYSKPGNGVSHPTHMQRFGVPGATMVGSDSHTCAAGSLGMLAVGVGGLEVAMAIAGRPLRVRAPLIWGVRLTGELPPWTSAKDVILEMLRRHGVKGGLNRIIEYHGPGVAALTAMDRHVIANMGAELGATTTVFPSDGAVRDFLRAEGREDDFTELLPDDDADYDVTDEIDLSGVEPLIARPSSPGDVVPVREVAGTDVSQVVIGSSANPGLRDYAVAAAMVRGRQTDSAVSFDVNPSSRQILSDLTRTGATLDLIQAGARIHQAGCLGCIGMGQAPAVGRNSLRTFPRNFPGRSGTVEDAVWLCSPETAAASALTGVITDPRDLARELGLDHPDLRPPERAAVNTAMLVPPLPPEEAARVELVKGPNISALPDFPPLPDRIEAPVLLKVGDDVSTDEISPAGARALPFRSNVPRLAEFTFTRIDEDYPRRAREAGRERGHIVVGGENYGQGSSREHAAITPRYLGLRAVIAKSFARIHWQNLANFGVLALRFTEPGDYDRVGSGDVLVLDGLEEALTSGSELTARNTTRDEEYRLDHQLSPAQAEAVLAGGRIPLLARELD; encoded by the coding sequence ATGGGACGCGGAGTCGCGCGCAAGCTGATCGACGCGCACCTGGTCGAGGGGGAGATGGCGCCCGGGGAGGTCATCGGGCTCTCCGTCGACCAGACCCTCACCCAGGACGCCACCGGCACCCTGGTCATGCAGGAGCTGGAGGCCCTCGGACTGGACCGCACCCGGGCCCGGGTCAGCGTGCAGTACGTGGACCACAACCTGCTCCAGACCGACGAGAAGAACGCGGAGGACCACGCGTTCCTGCACTCGGCGGCGCGCCGGTACGGTCTGTGGTACTCCAAGCCCGGCAACGGCGTCTCCCACCCCACGCACATGCAGCGCTTCGGGGTGCCCGGCGCGACGATGGTCGGCTCGGACTCCCACACCTGCGCCGCCGGATCGCTGGGCATGCTGGCGGTCGGCGTCGGCGGCCTGGAGGTGGCCATGGCCATCGCCGGGCGCCCGCTGCGCGTCCGGGCGCCGCTGATCTGGGGCGTGCGCCTGACCGGGGAGCTGCCCCCGTGGACCTCGGCCAAGGACGTCATCCTGGAGATGCTGCGGCGGCACGGGGTCAAGGGCGGGCTCAACCGGATCATCGAGTACCACGGTCCCGGAGTCGCCGCGCTCACCGCCATGGACCGCCACGTCATCGCGAACATGGGCGCCGAGCTGGGCGCCACCACCACGGTCTTCCCCTCCGACGGCGCGGTGCGCGACTTCCTGCGCGCCGAGGGCCGTGAGGACGACTTCACCGAGCTGCTGCCCGACGACGACGCCGACTACGACGTGACCGACGAGATCGACCTGTCCGGGGTGGAGCCGCTCATCGCCCGGCCCTCCTCGCCCGGCGACGTCGTCCCGGTCCGCGAGGTGGCGGGCACCGACGTCAGCCAGGTCGTCATCGGCTCCTCCGCCAACCCGGGACTGCGCGACTACGCGGTCGCCGCCGCCATGGTCAGGGGCCGCCAGACCGACAGCGCGGTCAGCTTCGACGTCAACCCGTCCTCACGCCAGATCCTCTCCGACCTGACCCGCACGGGAGCGACCCTCGACCTCATCCAGGCCGGGGCCCGCATCCACCAGGCCGGATGCCTGGGCTGCATCGGCATGGGCCAGGCGCCCGCCGTCGGCCGCAACTCGCTGCGCACCTTCCCGCGCAACTTCCCCGGCCGCTCGGGCACGGTGGAGGACGCGGTGTGGCTGTGCTCCCCGGAGACGGCCGCCGCCTCCGCGCTCACCGGAGTCATCACCGACCCGCGCGACCTGGCGAGGGAGCTGGGCCTGGACCATCCCGACCTGCGTCCGCCGGAGCGGGCGGCGGTCAACACCGCGATGCTGGTCCCGCCGCTGCCGCCGGAGGAGGCCGCGCGGGTCGAACTCGTCAAGGGGCCCAACATCTCCGCGCTGCCGGACTTCCCGCCCCTGCCCGACCGGATCGAGGCGCCGGTGCTGCTCAAGGTCGGCGACGACGTCTCCACCGACGAGATCTCCCCGGCGGGCGCCCGCGCGCTGCCCTTCCGCTCGAACGTGCCCCGGCTCGCCGAGTTCACCTTCACCCGTATCGACGAGGACTACCCCCGCCGGGCGAGGGAGGCGGGCCGCGAGAGGGGCCACATCGTGGTCGGAGGGGAGAACTACGGGCAGGGCTCCTCCCGCGAGCACGCGGCGATCACCCCCCGCTACCTGGGCCTGCGGGCGGTGATCGCCAAGTCCTTCGCCCGCATCCACTGGCAGAACCTCGCCAACTTCGGTGTGCTGGCCCTGCGGTTCACCGAACCCGGCGACTACGACCGCGTCGGCTCCGGCGACGTCCTCGTCCTGGACGGCCTGGAGGAGGCCCTGACCTCCGGCTCGGAGCTGACCGCGCGCAACACGACGAGGGACGAGGAGTACCGGCTGGACCACCAGCTCTCCCCGGCGCAGGCCGAGGCGGTGCTGGCGGGCGGCCGGATCCCGCTGCTGGCCCGGGAGCTGGACTGA
- a CDS encoding ABC transporter ATP-binding protein, translating to MSTATAPVKLRLNGVRQTFTARGRSATLTAIDDVTLDIASGEFLTLVGPSGCGKSTLLDLVGGLTRPASGEILLNGAPVRGPGLDRGLVFQQYALLPWRTAQGNVEFGLEAKGLPRRTRADRAREYLSLVGLEGFEDRYPHELSGGMKQRVAIARSLAFDPEVLLMDEPFAALDAQTRESLQEELLSVWERTGKTVLFITHGIDEAVYLGQRVAVMTSRPGRIKSVIDIDLDRSAGGDLRSDPAFAHYRHRVWRELHDEVAQARRTERALTGRGTDHG from the coding sequence ATGAGCACCGCCACAGCACCCGTCAAGCTCCGCCTGAACGGGGTGCGGCAGACCTTCACCGCACGCGGCCGGTCCGCCACGCTGACCGCGATCGACGACGTCACCCTGGACATCGCCTCGGGCGAGTTCCTCACCCTGGTCGGGCCCAGCGGCTGCGGCAAGTCCACCCTGCTCGACCTGGTCGGCGGGCTCACCCGGCCCGCCTCCGGCGAGATCCTGCTCAACGGCGCCCCGGTCAGGGGACCGGGCCTGGACCGGGGCCTGGTCTTCCAGCAGTACGCGCTGCTGCCCTGGCGCACCGCGCAGGGCAACGTCGAGTTCGGGCTGGAGGCCAAGGGCCTGCCCCGACGCACCCGGGCCGACCGCGCGCGCGAGTACCTGTCGCTGGTCGGCCTGGAGGGGTTCGAGGACCGCTACCCCCACGAGCTGTCCGGCGGTATGAAGCAGCGCGTGGCCATCGCCCGGAGCCTGGCCTTCGACCCCGAGGTCCTGCTCATGGACGAGCCGTTCGCGGCCCTGGACGCCCAGACGCGCGAGTCCCTCCAGGAGGAGCTGCTGTCCGTGTGGGAGCGCACCGGCAAGACGGTCCTGTTCATCACGCACGGCATCGACGAGGCGGTCTACCTGGGACAGCGGGTCGCGGTGATGACCTCGCGCCCGGGCCGGATCAAGAGCGTCATCGACATCGACCTCGACCGGAGCGCGGGCGGCGACCTGCGCTCGGACCCCGCGTTCGCGCACTACCGGCACCGGGTGTGGCGGGAACTCCACGACGAGGTGGCCCAGGCCCGGCGGACCGAGCGCGCGCTCACCGGGAGGGGAACCGACCATGGCTGA
- a CDS encoding histidine kinase — MDLMPYVDELRRQLQVAAEAGNEDARVIAERLSAALEPAARLTLLDALSAAADEITRELAPGSVEVRLRGRRADFIVTSPDFEDVEDDGLMTPQAHQDDVRQADRALTEQLRADAEDGGTSRITLRLPDRLKPHVEEAARGEGLSVNAWLVRAVTASLDSGRRRPDTRARQIGRGYTGWVR, encoded by the coding sequence ATGGATTTGATGCCGTATGTCGATGAACTCCGACGCCAGCTCCAGGTGGCCGCCGAGGCCGGGAACGAGGACGCCCGGGTCATCGCCGAACGTCTCAGTGCAGCTCTGGAACCCGCTGCGCGGCTGACTCTGCTGGACGCGCTCTCCGCCGCCGCAGACGAGATCACGCGCGAACTCGCGCCCGGGTCGGTCGAGGTCCGGCTGCGCGGACGGCGGGCTGACTTCATCGTGACGTCACCCGACTTCGAAGACGTCGAAGACGACGGTCTCATGACGCCACAGGCGCACCAGGATGACGTCAGACAGGCCGACCGGGCCCTCACGGAGCAGCTCCGGGCCGACGCCGAGGACGGGGGCACGTCGCGGATCACCCTGCGCCTGCCCGACCGCCTCAAGCCGCACGTCGAGGAGGCGGCCCGCGGGGAGGGGCTGTCGGTCAACGCCTGGCTGGTGCGCGCGGTGACCGCGTCCCTCGACAGCGGCAGGCGCCGACCCGACACCCGGGCACGCCAGATCGGCCGCGGTTACACCGGCTGGGTCCGCTGA
- a CDS encoding flavin reductase family protein has protein sequence MSTAQSASPPHPSSEAARFRATLRHHPAGVVVITAGVDGRPVGLTATSFTSVSLDPPLVAFYVAETSSTWTTLHLAGAFAVHLLAEDQTDLAARFARSGADRFAPPTSWRPGPEEVPLLDGVSASLVCRRFDTRLIGDHWLVVGEVTHTLVLDDLRPPLLYHRGAFGGFVPLHGPNPA, from the coding sequence ATGAGCACCGCGCAGAGCGCTTCCCCGCCCCACCCCTCCTCCGAGGCCGCCCGGTTCCGCGCGACGCTGCGGCACCACCCGGCGGGGGTCGTCGTCATCACGGCCGGTGTCGACGGCCGCCCCGTCGGACTGACGGCCACCTCGTTCACCAGCGTGAGCCTCGATCCGCCGCTGGTGGCCTTCTACGTCGCCGAGACCTCCTCGACGTGGACGACGCTGCACCTGGCCGGGGCGTTCGCCGTACACCTCCTGGCCGAGGACCAGACGGACCTGGCGGCGAGGTTCGCCCGCAGCGGCGCGGACCGCTTCGCCCCGCCGACGTCGTGGCGTCCGGGGCCCGAGGAGGTCCCCCTGCTCGACGGGGTGTCCGCCAGCCTGGTGTGCAGGAGGTTCGACACCCGGCTGATCGGCGACCACTGGCTGGTCGTCGGCGAGGTGACGCACACCCTGGTCCTGGACGACCTCCGTCCGCCGCTGCTGTACCACCGCGGCGCCTTCGGCGGTTTCGTCCCTCTGCACGGCCCGAACCCCGCCTGA
- a CDS encoding ABC transporter substrate-binding protein → MHTRRDILRYTAAAGAALPLLSACGPPGSGAAGASPVIRYQGWTGDVLLPELAEDLGYLDGIGLEWIGDTTSGPQDIQAAATGSTDVGGAFNGAIAKLAAAGAPVTAVLAYYGADEETHNGYYVLEDSDITGARDLVGKRVSMNTLGAHHEFVVREWLAREGLTNEEIARVELTVVPPVNAEQTLRNGQVEVATLGDLLREVALERGGIRPLFTDHGLYGAFSYGSLVLRDDFIEAHEDTVQAFVGGVARAIRWTQTTPREEVVDRYTDIIGRRGRNESAEAVRYWRSTGVAGPGGVIAPDEFRTWIDWLVRNGELDEGAVEAEELFTNDYNPYANGTYPEDSGPDGRPLAEGGAPGDGASGGADDTRRAAGDGGNR, encoded by the coding sequence ATGCACACCCGACGCGACATCCTGCGCTACACCGCGGCCGCCGGGGCCGCCCTCCCCCTGCTCTCCGCATGCGGACCCCCGGGGAGCGGCGCGGCCGGAGCCTCCCCCGTGATCCGCTACCAGGGCTGGACCGGAGACGTCCTCCTGCCCGAACTCGCCGAGGACCTGGGCTACCTGGACGGCATCGGGCTGGAGTGGATCGGCGACACCACCAGCGGCCCCCAGGACATCCAGGCCGCGGCCACCGGCAGCACCGATGTGGGCGGCGCCTTCAACGGGGCGATCGCCAAGCTGGCCGCCGCCGGGGCGCCCGTCACCGCCGTCCTGGCCTACTACGGGGCGGACGAGGAGACCCACAACGGCTACTACGTCCTGGAGGACAGCGACATCACCGGGGCCCGCGACCTCGTCGGCAAGCGGGTCTCCATGAACACCCTGGGCGCCCACCACGAGTTCGTGGTCCGCGAGTGGCTGGCCAGGGAGGGGCTGACCAACGAGGAGATCGCCCGGGTGGAGCTGACGGTGGTCCCGCCGGTCAACGCCGAGCAGACCCTGCGCAACGGGCAGGTGGAGGTCGCCACGCTCGGCGACCTGCTGCGCGAGGTCGCCCTGGAGCGCGGCGGCATCCGGCCCCTGTTCACCGACCACGGCCTGTACGGCGCCTTCAGCTACGGCTCCCTCGTGCTGCGCGACGACTTCATCGAGGCACACGAGGACACCGTCCAGGCCTTCGTCGGCGGGGTCGCCCGCGCGATCCGGTGGACGCAGACCACCCCGCGCGAGGAGGTGGTGGACCGCTACACCGACATCATCGGGCGGCGTGGCCGCAACGAGAGCGCCGAGGCCGTCCGGTACTGGCGCAGCACCGGCGTCGCCGGACCCGGCGGCGTCATCGCCCCGGACGAGTTCCGGACCTGGATCGACTGGCTGGTCCGCAACGGCGAACTCGACGAGGGGGCGGTCGAGGCCGAGGAGCTGTTCACCAACGACTACAACCCCTACGCCAACGGGACCTACCCCGAGGACTCCGGCCCCGACGGCCGACCCCTCGCGGAGGGCGGTGCTCCCGGGGACGGCGCCTCCGGGGGAGCGGACGACACACGGCGCGCGGCCGGGGACGGGGGGAACCGATGA
- a CDS encoding sulfite exporter TauE/SafE family protein, producing the protein MRTLVLLAIAGFFAQLVDGSLGMAYGVTSTTLLLLFGTNPAAASATVHLAEIGTTLASGVSHWKLGNVDWKVVRRIALPGAIGSFAGATFLSWLSTEAAAPIMSGILLALGLYILIRFTAWGTPTRNLDKPLRRRFLTPLGLVGGFVDATGGGGWGPVGTPALLASGRMEPRKVVGTIDTSEFIVALAASLGFLVGLGAAGINVGWVLALLISGIIAAPIAAWIVRYIPPRILGSLVGGLIVLTNTRTLLGTEWLTLPPAAQTAVYVLVWAAWIGAVVWSLRAHLVERRTAPAVPEESAEPTAPSAAEPERQRSSDTAS; encoded by the coding sequence ATGCGCACTCTCGTCCTCCTCGCCATCGCGGGATTCTTCGCCCAGCTCGTCGACGGCAGTCTCGGCATGGCCTACGGCGTCACCTCCACCACCCTGCTCCTGCTCTTCGGCACCAACCCGGCCGCGGCCTCGGCCACGGTCCACCTCGCCGAGATCGGCACCACGCTGGCCTCGGGCGTCTCGCACTGGAAGCTGGGCAACGTCGACTGGAAGGTCGTCCGGCGCATCGCCCTGCCCGGCGCGATCGGCTCGTTCGCCGGGGCGACCTTCCTGAGCTGGCTGTCCACCGAGGCCGCCGCGCCGATCATGTCCGGCATCCTGCTCGCGCTCGGCCTCTACATCCTCATCCGCTTCACCGCGTGGGGCACGCCGACCCGGAACCTGGACAAGCCCCTGCGCAGGCGCTTCCTGACCCCGCTCGGCCTGGTGGGCGGGTTCGTCGACGCCACCGGAGGCGGCGGCTGGGGCCCGGTCGGCACCCCCGCCCTGCTGGCCAGCGGGCGCATGGAGCCGCGCAAGGTCGTCGGCACCATCGACACCAGCGAGTTCATCGTCGCCCTCGCCGCCAGCCTCGGCTTCCTCGTCGGTCTGGGCGCGGCCGGGATCAACGTCGGCTGGGTGCTCGCGCTGCTGATCAGCGGCATCATCGCGGCGCCGATCGCCGCCTGGATCGTGCGCTACATCCCGCCCCGCATCCTCGGTTCGCTGGTCGGCGGGCTGATCGTGCTGACCAACACCCGGACGCTGCTCGGCACCGAGTGGCTGACCCTTCCCCCGGCGGCCCAGACGGCCGTCTACGTGCTCGTGTGGGCGGCGTGGATCGGCGCCGTGGTCTGGTCGCTGCGCGCCCACCTCGTCGAGCGCCGCACCGCCCCCGCGGTCCCGGAGGAGAGCGCGGAGCCGACCGCGCCGAGCGCCGCCGAGCCGGAGAGGCAGCGCTCCTCCGACACCGCCTCCTGA
- a CDS encoding LLM class flavin-dependent oxidoreductase: MTDGRRLHLNAFLMGVGHHEAAWRHPRTRQDGVLDVAHFQNLARVAERGRLDSVFFADGLAVGHRVERNTLAVFEPITLLSAMAAVTERVGLIATASTGYYPPYLLARAFASLDHISGGRAGWNIVTSGREDEAANFGLDQVPEHADRYARAAEFTDVVVKLWDSWEDGALRLDAEEGVFADPDRVHAIDHEGERFRVRGPLNSPRPPQGRPVLVQAGSSEDGREFAARYAEAVFTAQQTLREGVDFYRDLKGRLARFGRAPQELKVLPGIVPFIAPTEAAAKELEAEFTGLISPDYALRQLSQMLGVDLTGHPLDAPLPPLPGEDGIRGNKSRYTLVADLAARESLTVGELIGRLGGGRGHRTFAGTPEQVADEIQGWFEAGAADGFNVMPPHLPGGLEDFVDQVVPILRERGLFREEYEGTTLRDHYGLPRPPSQYAEAVPVPEVSGAV, from the coding sequence ATGACCGACGGACGACGGCTCCACCTCAACGCCTTCCTCATGGGGGTGGGGCACCACGAGGCGGCCTGGCGGCACCCGCGCACGCGGCAGGACGGGGTGCTGGACGTGGCGCACTTCCAGAACCTGGCGCGTGTCGCCGAACGCGGACGGCTGGACTCGGTGTTCTTCGCCGACGGCCTGGCCGTGGGCCACCGGGTCGAGCGCAACACCCTCGCCGTCTTCGAGCCCATCACCCTGCTCAGCGCGATGGCCGCGGTGACCGAGCGGGTGGGGCTGATCGCCACCGCCTCCACCGGCTACTACCCGCCCTACCTGCTGGCCAGGGCCTTCGCCTCGCTGGACCACATCAGCGGCGGACGCGCCGGATGGAACATCGTCACCTCCGGCCGCGAGGACGAGGCGGCCAACTTCGGACTGGACCAGGTGCCCGAGCACGCCGACCGCTACGCGCGTGCGGCGGAGTTCACCGACGTCGTCGTCAAGCTGTGGGACAGCTGGGAGGACGGCGCCCTGCGACTCGACGCCGAGGAGGGGGTGTTCGCCGACCCCGACCGCGTCCACGCCATCGACCACGAGGGCGAGCGGTTCCGGGTGCGCGGGCCGCTGAACTCCCCCCGCCCGCCGCAGGGCCGTCCGGTGCTGGTGCAGGCGGGGTCCTCCGAGGACGGCAGGGAGTTCGCCGCGCGCTACGCCGAGGCGGTGTTCACCGCGCAGCAGACCCTCCGGGAGGGGGTGGACTTCTACCGCGACCTCAAGGGGCGGTTGGCGCGTTTCGGACGCGCCCCGCAGGAGTTGAAGGTCCTGCCCGGGATCGTGCCGTTCATCGCGCCGACGGAGGCCGCGGCCAAGGAGCTGGAGGCGGAGTTCACCGGGCTCATCTCCCCGGACTACGCCCTGCGCCAGCTCTCCCAGATGCTGGGGGTGGACCTGACCGGGCACCCGCTGGACGCCCCCCTGCCCCCGCTGCCCGGCGAGGACGGCATCCGCGGCAACAAGAGCCGGTACACCCTGGTCGCGGACCTGGCGGCGCGCGAGTCGCTGACCGTGGGGGAGCTGATCGGGCGCCTGGGCGGCGGGCGCGGCCACCGGACCTTCGCGGGCACGCCCGAGCAGGTGGCGGACGAGATCCAGGGCTGGTTCGAGGCCGGGGCCGCCGACGGGTTCAACGTCATGCCGCCCCACCTCCCCGGCGGCCTGGAGGACTTCGTCGACCAGGTGGTGCCGATCCTCCGGGAGCGCGGCCTCTTCCGGGAGGAGTACGAGGGGACGACCCTGCGCGACCACTACGGTCTGCCCCGCCCTCCCAGCCAGTACGCCGAAGCCGTGCCGGTACCGGAGGTCTCCGGCGCGGTCTGA
- a CDS encoding TauD/TfdA dioxygenase family protein — MTTTTDLSLRPVAGRIGAEISGVRLGPDLDGATVASIRAALLAHKVVFFRDQRHLTDETQAGFAALLGPLTTPHPTTGAAFGGDHHVLPIDSERGKANSWHTDVTFVDRPPQASVLRAVHLPPRGGDTVWANTATAYQDLPQPLKDLADGLRAVHTNDYDYAAVAPEREPTGDLRKYREAFVSTLFKTEHPVVRVHPETGERVLFLGHFAQHFTGLSSKDFHHLFDLLQQRVTRAENTVRWSWREGDVAVWDNRATQHYAVADYGDEPRRLHRITVGGDLPRGVDGRPSRSLTGDSSGYTPAV; from the coding sequence GTGACCACCACCACGGACCTGTCCCTTCGCCCCGTCGCCGGACGCATCGGCGCCGAGATCTCCGGCGTGCGCCTGGGCCCCGACCTGGACGGGGCCACCGTCGCCTCGATCCGGGCGGCCCTGCTCGCCCACAAGGTGGTCTTCTTCCGCGACCAGCGGCACCTGACCGACGAGACCCAGGCGGGCTTCGCCGCCCTGCTCGGCCCGCTCACCACCCCGCACCCCACCACGGGCGCGGCCTTCGGCGGCGACCACCACGTCCTGCCGATCGACTCCGAGCGGGGCAAGGCCAACAGCTGGCACACCGACGTCACCTTCGTCGACCGCCCGCCGCAGGCCAGCGTCCTGCGCGCCGTCCACCTGCCCCCGCGGGGCGGCGACACCGTCTGGGCCAACACGGCCACGGCCTACCAGGACCTGCCCCAGCCGCTCAAGGACCTCGCCGACGGCCTGCGCGCGGTCCACACCAACGACTACGACTACGCGGCGGTCGCCCCCGAACGCGAGCCCACCGGCGACCTCAGGAAGTACCGGGAGGCCTTCGTCTCCACCCTCTTCAAGACCGAGCACCCCGTGGTGCGCGTCCACCCCGAGACGGGCGAACGGGTCCTGTTCCTCGGCCACTTCGCCCAGCACTTCACCGGCCTGAGCAGCAAGGACTTCCACCACCTGTTCGACCTGCTCCAGCAGCGCGTCACCCGGGCCGAGAACACCGTCCGGTGGAGCTGGCGCGAGGGGGACGTGGCCGTGTGGGACAACCGCGCCACCCAGCACTACGCCGTGGCCGACTACGGGGACGAGCCCCGGCGCCTGCACCGCATCACCGTCGGCGGCGACCTCCCCAGGGGCGTGGACGGCCGCCCCAGCCGCTCCCTGACCGGCGACTCCAGCGGCTACACCCCCGCGGTCTGA